A region of Arabidopsis thaliana chromosome 5, partial sequence DNA encodes the following proteins:
- the ARF8 gene encoding auxin response factor 8 (auxin response factor 8 (ARF8); FUNCTIONS IN: sequence-specific DNA binding transcription factor activity; INVOLVED IN: flower development, response to auxin stimulus, fruit development, regulation of transcription, DNA-dependent; LOCATED IN: nucleus; EXPRESSED IN: 31 plant structures; EXPRESSED DURING: 13 growth stages; CONTAINS InterPro DOMAIN/s: Aux/IAA-ARF-dimerisation (InterPro:IPR011525), Transcriptional factor B3 (InterPro:IPR003340), AUX/IAA protein (InterPro:IPR003311), Auxin response factor (InterPro:IPR010525); BEST Arabidopsis thaliana protein match is: auxin response factor 6 (TAIR:AT1G30330.1); Has 1807 Blast hits to 1807 proteins in 277 species: Archae - 0; Bacteria - 0; Metazoa - 736; Fungi - 347; Plants - 385; Viruses - 0; Other Eukaryotes - 339 (source: NCBI BLink).): MKLSTSGLGQQGHEGEKCLNSELWHACAGPLVSLPSSGSRVVYFPQGHSEQVAATTNKEVDGHIPNYPSLPPQLICQLHNVTMHADVETDEVYAQMTLQPLTPEEQKETFVPIELGIPSKQPSNYFCKTLTASDTSTHGGFSVPRRAAEKVFPPLDYTLQPPAQELIARDLHDVEWKFRHIFRGQPKRHLLTTGWSVFVSAKRLVAGDSVIFIRNEKNQLFLGIRHATRPQTIVPSSVLSSDSMHIGLLAAAAHASATNSCFTVFFHPRASQSEFVIQLSKYIKAVFHTRISVGMRFRMLFETEESSVRRYMGTITGISDLDSVRWPNSHWRSVKVGWDESTAGERQPRVSLWEIEPLTTFPMYPSLFPLRLKRPWHAGTSSLPDGRGDLGSGLTWLRGGGGEQQGLLPLNYPSVGLFPWMQQRLDLSQMGTDNNQQYQAMLAAGLQNIGGGDPLRQQFVQLQEPHHQYLQQSASHNSDLMLQQQQQQQASRHLMHAQTQIMSENLPQQNMRQEVSNQPAGQQQQLQQPDQNAYLNAFKMQNGHLQQWQQQSEMPSPSFMKSDFTDSSNKFATTASPASGDGNLLNFSITGQSVLPEQLTTEGWSPKASNTFSEPLSLPQAYPGKSLALEPGNPQNPSLFGVDPDSGLFLPSTVPRFASSSGDAEASPMSLTDSGFQNSLYSCMQDTTHELLHGAGQINSSNQTKNFVKVYKSGSVGRSLDISRFSSYHELREELGKMFAIEGLLEDPLRSGWQLVFVDKENDILLLGDDPWESFVNNVWYIKILSPEDVHQMGDHGEGSGGLFPQNPTHL; this comes from the exons ATGAAGCTGTCAACATCTGGATTGGGTCAACAGGGTCATGAAG GAGAGAAGTGTCTGAATTCTGAGCTATGGCATGCTTGTGCTGGACCATTAGTCTCTCTTCCATCATCTGGTAGTCGAGTTGTTTACTTTCCACAGGGTCACAGTGAACAG GTAGCTGCTACAACTAATAAGGAAGTTGATGGTCACATACCCAATTACCCAAGCCTACCACCACAATTGATATGCCAGCTCCATAATGTTACAATGCAT GCAGATGTTGAGACGGATGAAGTCTATGCTCAAATGACACTTCAACCATTGACACCG GAGGAGCAGAAGGAAACATTTGTACCGATTGAGTTGGGGATACCGAGTAAGCAACCtagtaattatttttgtaagactCTCACAGCTAGTGATACCAGTACACATGGAGGGTTTTCTGTTCCTAGACGTGCTGCTGAGAAAGTGTTTCCTCCATTG GATTACACACTGCAGCCACCAGCTCAAGAACTGATTGCAAGGGATCTCCATGATGTTGAATGGAAGTTTAGGCATATCTTTCGGG GACAGCCCAAACGGCATCTCCTAACTACTGGATGGAGTGTCTTTGTCAGTGCCAAGCGACTAGTAGCTGGAGATTCTGTCATTTTCATCAG GAATGAAAAGAATCAACTCTTTTTGGGAATTCGTCATGCCACTCGGCCGCAGACTATTGTACCATCATCTGTTTTATCTAGTGATAGCATGCATATTGGACTCCTTGCTGCTGCTGCACATGCTTCTGCAACTAATAGCTGTTTCACTGTTTTCTTTCATCCAAG GGCTAGCCAATCTGAGTTTGTGATACAACTTTCCAAGTACATTAAAGCCGTTTTTCACACGCGTATTTCAGTTGGGATGCGCTTTCGCATGCTCTTCGAGACAGAAGAGTCGAGTGTCCGCAG GTACATGGGTACTATAACTGGTATTAGTGATCTAGATTCTGTTCGTTGGCCAAACTCTCATTGGCGATCTGTGAAG GTTGGTTGGGATGAATCGACTGCAGGGGAGAGACAGCCAAGGGTTTCTTTATGGGAGATTGAGCCTCTGACTACCTTTCCTATGTATCCATCTCTTTTTCCTCTCAGACTAAAACGTCCATGGCATGCTGGCACATCATCTTTGCCTG ATGGAAGGGGTGATTTGGGAAGTGGTCTAACATGGCTAAGAGGGGGAGGTGGAGAGCAGCAAGGTTTGCTTCCTCTAAATTATCCATCTGTTGGTTTGTTTCCATGGATGCAACAAAGGCTGGATCTCAGTCAAATGGGGACTGATAATAATCAGCAATACCAAGCAATGTTAGCTGCTGGGTTGCAGAACATCGGCGGTGGAGATCCTTTAAGACAGCAGTTTGTACAGCTGCAAGAGCCTCACCACCAATATCTTCAACAATCAGCTTCCCATAATTCTGATTTGATGCTTcagcagcaacagcagcaACAAGCGTCACGCCATCTCATGCATGCTCAAACACAGATTATGAGTGAGAATCTTCCGCAGCAGAATATGCGACAAGAAGTTAGTAACCAACCAGCTGGACAGCAGCAACAGCTACAGCAACCGGACCAAAATGCATATCTTAATGCTTTCAAAATGCAAAATGGCCATCTTCAACAGTGGCAGCAGCAATCAGAGATGCCATCTCCCTCGTTCATGAAGTCAGATTTTACTGACTCAAGCAACAAATTTGCAACAACTGCTAGTCCGGCTTCTGGAGATGGcaatcttttgaatttttctatAACCGGTCAGTCTGTACTCCCTGAGCAGTTAACAACAGAGGGCTGGtctccaaaagcatccaacACTTTTTCTGAACCGTTGTCACTTCCACAAGCCTATCCTGGGAAGAGTCTTGCTCTAGAACCCGGAAATCCGCAGAATCCCTCTCTTTTCGGTGTTGATCCCGACTCTGGACTCTTCCTCCCCAGTACGGTTCCCCgctttgcttcttcatcaGGAGATGCTGAAGCTTCCCCTATGTCACTAACAGATTCAGGATTTCAGAATTCCTTATATAGCTGCATGCAAGACACAACTCATGAGTTATTGCATGGAGCTGGACAGATTAACTCGTCCAACCAAACCAAGAACTTTGTAAAG GTTTATAAATCTGGTTCGGTTGGGCGTTCATTAGACATCTCCCGATTCAGCAGCTACCACGAGCTGCGAGAAGAGTTAGGGAAGATGTTTGCTATCGAAGGGTTGTTGGAAGACCCCCTTAGATCAGGCTGGCAGCTTGTATTCGTTGACAAGGAAAATGATATTCTTCTCCTTGGTGATGACCCATGGGA GTCATTTGTGAATAACGTTTGGTACATAAAGATACTATCACCAGAAGATGTGCATCAAATGGGAGATCATGGAGAAGGCAGTGGTGGGTTATTCCCGCAAAACCCGACCCATCTCTAG
- the ARF8 gene encoding auxin response factor 8 (auxin response factor 8 (ARF8); FUNCTIONS IN: sequence-specific DNA binding transcription factor activity; INVOLVED IN: flower development, response to auxin stimulus, fruit development, regulation of transcription, DNA-dependent; LOCATED IN: nucleus; EXPRESSED IN: 31 plant structures; EXPRESSED DURING: 13 growth stages; CONTAINS InterPro DOMAIN/s: Aux/IAA-ARF-dimerisation (InterPro:IPR011525), Transcriptional factor B3 (InterPro:IPR003340), AUX/IAA protein (InterPro:IPR003311), Auxin response factor (InterPro:IPR010525); BEST Arabidopsis thaliana protein match is: auxin response factor 6 (TAIR:AT1G30330.1); Has 6836 Blast hits to 4235 proteins in 292 species: Archae - 0; Bacteria - 185; Metazoa - 1851; Fungi - 437; Plants - 1949; Viruses - 22; Other Eukaryotes - 2392 (source: NCBI BLink).): MKLSTSGLGQQGHEGEKCLNSELWHACAGPLVSLPSSGSRVVYFPQGHSEQVAATTNKEVDGHIPNYPSLPPQLICQLHNVTMHADVETDEVYAQMTLQPLTPEEQKETFVPIELGIPSKQPSNYFCKTLTASDTSTHGGFSVPRRAAEKVFPPLDYTLQPPAQELIARDLHDVEWKFRHIFRGQPKRHLLTTGWSVFVSAKRLVAGDSVIFIRNEKNQLFLGIRHATRPQTIVPSSVLSSDSMHIGLLAAAAHASATNSCFTVFFHPRASQSEFVIQLSKYIKAVFHTRISVGMRFRMLFETEESSVRRYMGTITGISDLDSVRWPNSHWRSVKVGWDESTAGERQPRVSLWEIEPLTTFPMYPSLFPLRLKRPWHAGTSSLPDGRGDLGSGLTWLRGGGGEQQGLLPLNYPSVGLFPWMQQRLDLSQMGTDNNQQYQAMLAAGLQNIGGGDPLRQQFVQLQEPHHQYLQQSASHNSDLMLQQQQQQQASRHLMHAQTQIMSENLPQQNMRQEVSNQPAGQQQQLQQPDQNAYLNAFKMQNGHLQQWQQQSEMPSPSFMKSDFTDSSNKFATTASPASGDGNLLNFSITGQSVLPEQLTTEGWSPKASNTFSEPLSLPQAYPGKSLALEPGNPQNPSLFGVDPDSGLFLPSTVPRFASSSGDAEASPMSLTDSGFQNSLYSCMQDTTHELLHGAGQINSSNQTKNFVKVYKSGSVGRSLDISRFSSYHELREELGKMFAIEGLLEDPLRSGWQLVFVDKENDILLLGDDPWE; the protein is encoded by the exons ATGAAGCTGTCAACATCTGGATTGGGTCAACAGGGTCATGAAG GAGAGAAGTGTCTGAATTCTGAGCTATGGCATGCTTGTGCTGGACCATTAGTCTCTCTTCCATCATCTGGTAGTCGAGTTGTTTACTTTCCACAGGGTCACAGTGAACAG GTAGCTGCTACAACTAATAAGGAAGTTGATGGTCACATACCCAATTACCCAAGCCTACCACCACAATTGATATGCCAGCTCCATAATGTTACAATGCAT GCAGATGTTGAGACGGATGAAGTCTATGCTCAAATGACACTTCAACCATTGACACCG GAGGAGCAGAAGGAAACATTTGTACCGATTGAGTTGGGGATACCGAGTAAGCAACCtagtaattatttttgtaagactCTCACAGCTAGTGATACCAGTACACATGGAGGGTTTTCTGTTCCTAGACGTGCTGCTGAGAAAGTGTTTCCTCCATTG GATTACACACTGCAGCCACCAGCTCAAGAACTGATTGCAAGGGATCTCCATGATGTTGAATGGAAGTTTAGGCATATCTTTCGGG GACAGCCCAAACGGCATCTCCTAACTACTGGATGGAGTGTCTTTGTCAGTGCCAAGCGACTAGTAGCTGGAGATTCTGTCATTTTCATCAG GAATGAAAAGAATCAACTCTTTTTGGGAATTCGTCATGCCACTCGGCCGCAGACTATTGTACCATCATCTGTTTTATCTAGTGATAGCATGCATATTGGACTCCTTGCTGCTGCTGCACATGCTTCTGCAACTAATAGCTGTTTCACTGTTTTCTTTCATCCAAG GGCTAGCCAATCTGAGTTTGTGATACAACTTTCCAAGTACATTAAAGCCGTTTTTCACACGCGTATTTCAGTTGGGATGCGCTTTCGCATGCTCTTCGAGACAGAAGAGTCGAGTGTCCGCAG GTACATGGGTACTATAACTGGTATTAGTGATCTAGATTCTGTTCGTTGGCCAAACTCTCATTGGCGATCTGTGAAG GTTGGTTGGGATGAATCGACTGCAGGGGAGAGACAGCCAAGGGTTTCTTTATGGGAGATTGAGCCTCTGACTACCTTTCCTATGTATCCATCTCTTTTTCCTCTCAGACTAAAACGTCCATGGCATGCTGGCACATCATCTTTGCCTG ATGGAAGGGGTGATTTGGGAAGTGGTCTAACATGGCTAAGAGGGGGAGGTGGAGAGCAGCAAGGTTTGCTTCCTCTAAATTATCCATCTGTTGGTTTGTTTCCATGGATGCAACAAAGGCTGGATCTCAGTCAAATGGGGACTGATAATAATCAGCAATACCAAGCAATGTTAGCTGCTGGGTTGCAGAACATCGGCGGTGGAGATCCTTTAAGACAGCAGTTTGTACAGCTGCAAGAGCCTCACCACCAATATCTTCAACAATCAGCTTCCCATAATTCTGATTTGATGCTTcagcagcaacagcagcaACAAGCGTCACGCCATCTCATGCATGCTCAAACACAGATTATGAGTGAGAATCTTCCGCAGCAGAATATGCGACAAGAAGTTAGTAACCAACCAGCTGGACAGCAGCAACAGCTACAGCAACCGGACCAAAATGCATATCTTAATGCTTTCAAAATGCAAAATGGCCATCTTCAACAGTGGCAGCAGCAATCAGAGATGCCATCTCCCTCGTTCATGAAGTCAGATTTTACTGACTCAAGCAACAAATTTGCAACAACTGCTAGTCCGGCTTCTGGAGATGGcaatcttttgaatttttctatAACCGGTCAGTCTGTACTCCCTGAGCAGTTAACAACAGAGGGCTGGtctccaaaagcatccaacACTTTTTCTGAACCGTTGTCACTTCCACAAGCCTATCCTGGGAAGAGTCTTGCTCTAGAACCCGGAAATCCGCAGAATCCCTCTCTTTTCGGTGTTGATCCCGACTCTGGACTCTTCCTCCCCAGTACGGTTCCCCgctttgcttcttcatcaGGAGATGCTGAAGCTTCCCCTATGTCACTAACAGATTCAGGATTTCAGAATTCCTTATATAGCTGCATGCAAGACACAACTCATGAGTTATTGCATGGAGCTGGACAGATTAACTCGTCCAACCAAACCAAGAACTTTGTAAAG GTTTATAAATCTGGTTCGGTTGGGCGTTCATTAGACATCTCCCGATTCAGCAGCTACCACGAGCTGCGAGAAGAGTTAGGGAAGATGTTTGCTATCGAAGGGTTGTTGGAAGACCCCCTTAGATCAGGCTGGCAGCTTGTATTCGTTGACAAGGAAAATGATATTCTTCTCCTTGGTGATGACCCATGGGAGTAA
- the ARF8 gene encoding auxin response factor 8 — translation MTLQPLTPEEQKETFVPIELGIPSKQPSNYFCKTLTASDTSTHGGFSVPRRAAEKVFPPLDYTLQPPAQELIARDLHDVEWKFRHIFRGQPKRHLLTTGWSVFVSAKRLVAGDSVIFIRNEKNQLFLGIRHATRPQTIVPSSVLSSDSMHIGLLAAAAHASATNSCFTVFFHPRASQSEFVIQLSKYIKAVFHTRISVGMRFRMLFETEESSVRRYMGTITGISDLDSVRWPNSHWRSVKVGWDESTAGERQPRVSLWEIEPLTTFPMYPSLFPLRLKRPWHAGTSSLPDGRGDLGSGLTWLRGGGGEQQGLLPLNYPSVGLFPWMQQRLDLSQMGTDNNQQYQAMLAAGLQNIGGGDPLRQQFVQLQEPHHQYLQQSASHNSDLMLQQQQQQQASRHLMHAQTQIMSENLPQQNMRQEVSNQPAGQQQQLQQPDQNAYLNAFKMQNGHLQQWQQQSEMPSPSFMKSDFTDSSNKFATTASPASGDGNLLNFSITGQSVLPEQLTTEGWSPKASNTFSEPLSLPQAYPGKSLALEPGNPQNPSLFGVDPDSGLFLPSTVPRFASSSGDAEASPMSLTDSGFQNSLYSCMQDTTHELLHGAGQINSSNQTKNFVKVYKSGSVGRSLDISRFSSYHELREELGKMFAIEGLLEDPLRSGWQLVFVDKENDILLLGDDPWESFVNNVWYIKILSPEDVHQMGDHGEGSGGLFPQNPTHL, via the exons ATGACACTTCAACCATTGACACCG GAGGAGCAGAAGGAAACATTTGTACCGATTGAGTTGGGGATACCGAGTAAGCAACCtagtaattatttttgtaagactCTCACAGCTAGTGATACCAGTACACATGGAGGGTTTTCTGTTCCTAGACGTGCTGCTGAGAAAGTGTTTCCTCCATTG GATTACACACTGCAGCCACCAGCTCAAGAACTGATTGCAAGGGATCTCCATGATGTTGAATGGAAGTTTAGGCATATCTTTCGGG GACAGCCCAAACGGCATCTCCTAACTACTGGATGGAGTGTCTTTGTCAGTGCCAAGCGACTAGTAGCTGGAGATTCTGTCATTTTCATCAG GAATGAAAAGAATCAACTCTTTTTGGGAATTCGTCATGCCACTCGGCCGCAGACTATTGTACCATCATCTGTTTTATCTAGTGATAGCATGCATATTGGACTCCTTGCTGCTGCTGCACATGCTTCTGCAACTAATAGCTGTTTCACTGTTTTCTTTCATCCAAG GGCTAGCCAATCTGAGTTTGTGATACAACTTTCCAAGTACATTAAAGCCGTTTTTCACACGCGTATTTCAGTTGGGATGCGCTTTCGCATGCTCTTCGAGACAGAAGAGTCGAGTGTCCGCAG GTACATGGGTACTATAACTGGTATTAGTGATCTAGATTCTGTTCGTTGGCCAAACTCTCATTGGCGATCTGTGAAG GTTGGTTGGGATGAATCGACTGCAGGGGAGAGACAGCCAAGGGTTTCTTTATGGGAGATTGAGCCTCTGACTACCTTTCCTATGTATCCATCTCTTTTTCCTCTCAGACTAAAACGTCCATGGCATGCTGGCACATCATCTTTGCCTG ATGGAAGGGGTGATTTGGGAAGTGGTCTAACATGGCTAAGAGGGGGAGGTGGAGAGCAGCAAGGTTTGCTTCCTCTAAATTATCCATCTGTTGGTTTGTTTCCATGGATGCAACAAAGGCTGGATCTCAGTCAAATGGGGACTGATAATAATCAGCAATACCAAGCAATGTTAGCTGCTGGGTTGCAGAACATCGGCGGTGGAGATCCTTTAAGACAGCAGTTTGTACAGCTGCAAGAGCCTCACCACCAATATCTTCAACAATCAGCTTCCCATAATTCTGATTTGATGCTTcagcagcaacagcagcaACAAGCGTCACGCCATCTCATGCATGCTCAAACACAGATTATGAGTGAGAATCTTCCGCAGCAGAATATGCGACAAGAAGTTAGTAACCAACCAGCTGGACAGCAGCAACAGCTACAGCAACCGGACCAAAATGCATATCTTAATGCTTTCAAAATGCAAAATGGCCATCTTCAACAGTGGCAGCAGCAATCAGAGATGCCATCTCCCTCGTTCATGAAGTCAGATTTTACTGACTCAAGCAACAAATTTGCAACAACTGCTAGTCCGGCTTCTGGAGATGGcaatcttttgaatttttctatAACCGGTCAGTCTGTACTCCCTGAGCAGTTAACAACAGAGGGCTGGtctccaaaagcatccaacACTTTTTCTGAACCGTTGTCACTTCCACAAGCCTATCCTGGGAAGAGTCTTGCTCTAGAACCCGGAAATCCGCAGAATCCCTCTCTTTTCGGTGTTGATCCCGACTCTGGACTCTTCCTCCCCAGTACGGTTCCCCgctttgcttcttcatcaGGAGATGCTGAAGCTTCCCCTATGTCACTAACAGATTCAGGATTTCAGAATTCCTTATATAGCTGCATGCAAGACACAACTCATGAGTTATTGCATGGAGCTGGACAGATTAACTCGTCCAACCAAACCAAGAACTTTGTAAAG GTTTATAAATCTGGTTCGGTTGGGCGTTCATTAGACATCTCCCGATTCAGCAGCTACCACGAGCTGCGAGAAGAGTTAGGGAAGATGTTTGCTATCGAAGGGTTGTTGGAAGACCCCCTTAGATCAGGCTGGCAGCTTGTATTCGTTGACAAGGAAAATGATATTCTTCTCCTTGGTGATGACCCATGGGA GTCATTTGTGAATAACGTTTGGTACATAAAGATACTATCACCAGAAGATGTGCATCAAATGGGAGATCATGGAGAAGGCAGTGGTGGGTTATTCCCGCAAAACCCGACCCATCTCTAG
- a CDS encoding P-loop containing nucleoside triphosphate hydrolases superfamily protein (P-loop containing nucleoside triphosphate hydrolases superfamily protein; FUNCTIONS IN: helicase activity; INVOLVED IN: biological_process unknown; LOCATED IN: cellular_component unknown; CONTAINS InterPro DOMAIN/s: Helicase domain, viral-like (InterPro:IPR000606); BEST Arabidopsis thaliana protein match is: P-loop containing nucleoside triphosphate hydrolases superfamily protein (TAIR:AT5G37150.1); Has 1807 Blast hits to 1807 proteins in 277 species: Archae - 0; Bacteria - 0; Metazoa - 736; Fungi - 347; Plants - 385; Viruses - 0; Other Eukaryotes - 339 (source: NCBI BLink).): protein MERNEKTSLLDRIFSWSMEDILNKDLYKQKIKTIPDKFSSVNEYLKCFVPHLLEETRTELSTSFKSLSKAHLFEISSLETMTKESSGSLSNKLFYDMSINDALSIREKYQPKCGDLIALTKERPRGVDDLNPLLLGSISVDTYPNISVILSRLIFHDEKKSLGFAPNFDLIQSVLQPNTAGMEPIVSSRTWGQNVLDIIRSSKLNSSQEAAILSCLETRDSNHKNSVKLIWGPLKTKTVATLLLVLLKLRCKTVVCAPTNTAIVEVTSRLLALSNKYSEHATYGLGNIFLAGNQKRMRIKDTDYLRNVFLDHRISKLRKLFLSTCGWKQSLESIIDLLENTETKTGNIEVLVVDEAAQLKECESVAALQLPGLRHAILIGDEFQLPAMVHNDQCEKAKFGRSLFERLVLLGHKKHLLDVQYRMHPSISRFPYKEFYGGRIKDAANVQESIYQKRFLQGNMFGSFSFINVGRGKEEFGDGDSPKNMVEVAVVSEIISNLFKVSRERKMKMSVGVITPYKGQVRAIQERIRDKYSSLSGELFTVNVRSVDGFQGGEEDIIIISTVRSNSNGKVGFLSNRQRANVALTRARHCLWVIGNESTLARSGSIWANLISDSKRRKCFYDAKDDKRLRDAMNAVQG, encoded by the exons ATGGAACGAAACGAGAAAACAAGTCTACTTGATAGAATATTTTCTTGGTCTATGGAAGATATTCTCAACAAAGATCTCTACAAGCAAAAg ATAAAGACTATACCAGACAAGTTTAGTTCCGTTAATGAATACTTGAAGTGTTTTGTTCCTCATCTACTGGAGGAAACGCGAACCGAGTTGTCCACAAGCTTCAAATCTTTGTCAAAAGCTCATCTCTTTGAAATTAGTTCCTTGGAGACAATGACAAAGGAATCAAGTGGAAGCTTATCAAACAAGTTGTTCTACGATATGTCAATAAATGATGCATTGAGTATTAGAGAAAAGTATCAGCCAAAATGTGGAGATCTTATTGCTTTGACAAAGGAAAGGCCTAGAGGAGTCGATGACTTGAATCCTTTACTTCTTGGTTCTATTTCTGTTGATACTTATCCAAATATCTCTGTTATTTTGTCAAGATTAATATTCCATGATGAGAAAAAGTCACTTGGTTTCG CTCCCAACTTTGATCTCATCCAGAGTGTTCTTCAGCCAAATACTGCG GGTATGGAGCCAATTGTTTCTTCTAGAACTTGGGGACAAAATGTTTTGGATATAATCCGTTCATCAAAATTGAACTCTTCACAAGAAGCTGCAATCTTGAGCTGCCTTGAGACAAGAGATAGTAATCACAAGAACAGTGTGAAACTCATATGGGGACCTCTTAAGACAAAGACGGTCGCTACTCTTCTCCTTGTCCTTCTCAAGCTAAGGTGCAAAACAGTTGTGTGTGCTCCTACAAACACAGCTATTGTAGAAGTAACATCAAGGCTATTGGCTTTATCGAATAAATATTCAGAACATGCCACTTATGGCTTGGggaatatttttttagctggaaaccaaaaaagaatgaGGATCAAAGATACTGATTATCTTCGTAATGTCTTTCTTGATCATCGTATAAGCAAACTTCGTAAACTGTTTTTATCTACTTGTGGATGGAAGCAGAGTTTGGAGTCAATCATAGATCTTCTTGAAAACACAGAGACTAA GACTGGAAATATAGAAGTTCTTGTGGTTGATGAGGCAGCTCAGCTTAAAGAATGTGAATCAGTTGCTGCATTGCAACTTCCTGGACTACGTCACGCCATTCTAATAGGAGATGAGTTTCAGTTACCTGCAATGGTTCATAACGATCAATGCGAGAAGGCGAAATTCGGAAGAAGCTTGTTCGAGAGATTGGTTCTGCTTGGTCATAAAAAGCATTTGCTTGATGTTCAGTACCGAATGCATCCTTCGATTAGTCGTTTCCCTTATAAAGAGTTTTATGGTGGGAGAATCAAAGATGCTGCAAATGTTCAAGAAAGTATTTATCAAAAGAGGTTTCTTCAAGGAAACATGTTTggctcattttcttttatcaatgTTGGACGTGgaaaagaagagtttggtGATGGAGATAGTCCCAAGAACATGGTTGAAGTTGCTGTGGTTTCTGAAATCATATCAAATCTTTTCAAAG TTTCTAGggaaagaaagatgaaaatgaGTGTTGGAGTGATTACTCCTTACAAAGGACAAGTTAGAGCAATCCAAGAGAGAATCAGAGATAAGTACAGTTCCTTATCAGGTGAGCTTTTCACTGTGAATGTTCGGTCTGTAGATGGGTTTCAAGGTGGTGAAGAAGacattatcatcatctctaCCGTTAGAAGTAATAGTAACGGGAAGGTTGGATTTCTCAGTAACCGTCAAAGAGCCAATGTGGCACTCACTCGAGCTAGGCACTGTTTATGGGTGATTGGAAATGAGTCAACACTGGCTCGGAGTGGTTCGATTTGGGCAAACCTTATAAGTGACTCGAAGAGACGTAAATGCTTCTATGATGCTAAAGATGATAAGAGATTGAGAGATGCCATGAATGCTGTCCAAGGTTGA